From a region of the Polyangium spumosum genome:
- a CDS encoding FAD-dependent oxidoreductase encodes MDLSDQSQTLVIIGNGMVGWKLCQRMVEYGANDEIRIVVFGEEMFPAYDRVHLTEFFAGRPLSTFSLAPPDWYEQSGIELFTGDPVVEIDRGSSVVVSRSGRRVEYNRLILATGSSPFVPPIEGANLAGCFVYRTLDDVCDIEEYAYDPATLKSAAVIGGGLLGLEAAKAVFDLELDVHVVEVSPWLMPRQLDADGGAALRDKVERMGVKVRCGKKLVRIEEVSLGLAGGSYQPVSYRAAAEDDEDVTPELGLRLHFDDGETLIVGMVIFAAGVRPRGELAKAAGLQMAANGGIVVDDRLQAIDKKTRNPDEQIFAIGECASHRGTTYGLVLPGYQMVDVLAANLLGAERTFDGADTSAKLKLLGVTVAALGEHDGDQRLGGNALVFNGGGVYRKLVVRDGRLIGAVTVGEWDNLDRIRELLKAPLPLSFWDMRRFRGTGNLWPKSESAPVTEWAEDAIVCGCLRVTRGALALAIDGGCQSVEALGTKTGAGTLCGSCKPLLSELLGLDGPVSVFEPMPASWREGPRSRRGDGGPRSRRGEGPRSRRGGDLSPSSRLDSSQHASVPPPSSLASVPSSRLDDAPRSQRFSVTIAERTPELPGALDLGRRSLPLAPADDDDDIEPAPMSMRSASLVARAAVDLPPPSTLRSSIPPPPSAEASAQAGFGVAAAFEAPEEAPVARRGAALASETPPAGTEIAPRSARLSLEPAPRDDTAPTPPTGIPVVPRSARSLELQAPASVRASSLTPPSGVLITPRSPRRTSTPPAGIALIGLGGEALPPAHTPTPATGLVLGLAARGRAEGPIRRSTPPAGSVRVVSAPPASSPRSAPPSSMPPVSSRPISSGAISSGVILPPSHVAIVAVEDALPPPAPLPSIEPTLYATSPSEIPPSSARRLSAIEAALAETEERRESSSASRPRISLLGGIDEAEIADVLSVSRDSLLPPADRAPMSRRSWVPPKRLSIPPGALQTPSVPPVRPSIAPPPERGRKILLIASVLAVSCVLVLAFAPSIPPSRSIRTGVVLDALLRPGVAKQVSGYALVALAVASLGVSLRKRWRRFRSADVPFWRVVHAVLGAATLVLFFLHTGLSAGTRVNLVLTIDFLAVVLLGALAGGVFAVSSRWSPVAARDRRLRASFVHLLLTWPLPILIALHVLAVYYY; translated from the coding sequence GTGGACCTGAGCGACCAGTCCCAGACCCTGGTGATCATCGGCAACGGGATGGTCGGCTGGAAGCTCTGCCAGCGAATGGTGGAGTACGGCGCGAACGACGAGATCCGCATCGTCGTGTTCGGCGAGGAGATGTTCCCCGCGTACGACCGCGTGCACCTCACCGAGTTCTTCGCCGGACGTCCCCTCTCGACGTTCTCGCTCGCGCCGCCGGACTGGTACGAGCAGAGCGGGATCGAGCTCTTCACGGGAGATCCCGTCGTCGAGATCGACCGCGGCAGCAGCGTGGTCGTCTCGCGCTCGGGGCGCCGCGTCGAGTACAACCGCCTCATCCTCGCCACGGGCTCGAGCCCCTTCGTGCCGCCGATCGAGGGCGCGAACCTGGCGGGCTGCTTCGTCTACCGCACGCTCGACGACGTCTGCGACATCGAGGAGTACGCCTATGATCCCGCGACGCTGAAGAGCGCCGCCGTCATCGGCGGAGGCCTGCTCGGGCTGGAGGCGGCGAAGGCGGTCTTCGACCTCGAGCTCGACGTGCACGTCGTGGAGGTGTCGCCGTGGCTCATGCCGCGCCAGCTCGACGCCGACGGCGGCGCGGCGCTACGCGACAAGGTCGAGCGGATGGGCGTGAAGGTCCGCTGCGGCAAGAAGCTCGTCCGGATCGAAGAGGTCTCGCTCGGGCTCGCGGGCGGGTCGTACCAGCCAGTTTCGTACCGCGCCGCCGCCGAGGACGACGAGGACGTCACGCCCGAGCTGGGGTTGCGCCTGCACTTCGACGACGGCGAGACGCTCATCGTGGGCATGGTGATCTTCGCGGCCGGCGTCCGTCCGCGCGGCGAGCTCGCGAAGGCCGCGGGCCTGCAGATGGCCGCGAATGGCGGGATCGTGGTGGACGATCGGCTGCAGGCCATCGACAAGAAGACACGCAACCCCGACGAGCAGATCTTCGCGATCGGCGAGTGCGCGTCGCACCGGGGCACGACGTACGGCCTCGTCCTGCCGGGCTACCAGATGGTCGACGTGCTCGCGGCGAACCTGCTCGGCGCCGAGCGGACCTTCGACGGCGCCGACACCTCGGCGAAGCTCAAGCTGCTCGGCGTGACCGTCGCGGCCCTCGGCGAGCACGACGGCGATCAGCGCCTCGGCGGCAACGCGCTCGTGTTCAACGGCGGCGGCGTCTACCGCAAGCTCGTGGTCCGCGACGGACGGCTCATCGGCGCGGTGACCGTCGGCGAGTGGGACAACCTCGACCGCATCCGCGAGCTGCTCAAGGCGCCGCTGCCGCTCTCGTTCTGGGACATGCGCAGGTTCCGCGGCACCGGCAACCTGTGGCCGAAGTCCGAGTCCGCGCCCGTCACGGAGTGGGCCGAAGACGCGATCGTTTGCGGCTGCCTGCGCGTCACGCGGGGCGCGCTCGCGCTGGCGATCGACGGCGGTTGTCAGAGCGTGGAGGCGCTCGGGACGAAGACCGGCGCGGGCACGCTCTGCGGCTCGTGCAAGCCGCTGCTCTCGGAGCTGCTCGGCCTGGACGGCCCCGTGAGCGTCTTCGAGCCGATGCCCGCGTCGTGGCGCGAGGGGCCGCGCAGCCGGCGCGGCGACGGCGGGCCTCGGTCGCGCCGGGGCGAGGGTCCACGCAGCCGTCGCGGCGGAGACCTCTCGCCCTCGTCGCGGCTCGACTCCTCGCAACACGCGAGCGTCCCGCCGCCGTCCTCGCTCGCCTCCGTGCCCTCGTCGCGGCTCGACGACGCGCCGCGCTCTCAGCGCTTCTCGGTCACCATCGCCGAGCGGACGCCGGAGCTCCCGGGCGCGCTGGATCTCGGCCGGCGGAGCCTCCCGCTCGCGCCTGCCGACGACGACGACGACATCGAGCCGGCGCCGATGTCCATGCGCAGCGCGAGCCTGGTCGCGCGCGCAGCCGTGGACCTGCCGCCCCCGAGCACGCTCCGCTCGTCGATCCCGCCGCCCCCTTCGGCCGAGGCGAGCGCGCAGGCCGGCTTCGGCGTCGCCGCTGCGTTCGAGGCGCCCGAGGAGGCGCCCGTCGCGCGCCGCGGCGCCGCGCTCGCCTCGGAGACGCCGCCGGCCGGCACCGAGATCGCCCCGCGCTCGGCGCGCCTCTCGCTCGAGCCCGCCCCCCGCGACGACACGGCGCCCACGCCGCCCACGGGCATCCCGGTCGTGCCGCGCTCGGCCCGCTCGTTGGAGCTGCAAGCACCTGCGTCGGTCCGCGCCTCCTCGCTGACGCCGCCCTCGGGCGTGCTGATCACGCCACGCAGCCCGCGCCGGACCTCGACCCCGCCTGCGGGCATCGCGCTCATCGGGCTCGGCGGCGAGGCGCTGCCGCCTGCGCACACGCCGACGCCCGCGACGGGGCTCGTCCTCGGCCTTGCTGCGCGTGGCAGGGCCGAAGGGCCCATCCGCCGATCGACCCCGCCGGCCGGCTCGGTGCGCGTCGTGTCGGCCCCGCCGGCGTCCTCCCCGCGCTCGGCTCCGCCCTCGTCCATGCCGCCGGTCTCGTCCCGCCCCATCTCGAGCGGGGCCATCTCGAGCGGCGTCATCCTCCCGCCCTCGCACGTGGCCATCGTCGCGGTCGAGGACGCGCTGCCGCCGCCCGCCCCTCTGCCCTCGATCGAGCCGACCCTCTACGCGACGTCGCCCTCGGAGATCCCGCCCTCCTCGGCGCGGCGGCTCTCGGCGATCGAGGCGGCCCTCGCGGAGACGGAGGAGCGAAGGGAGAGCTCCTCGGCGTCGCGGCCGCGCATCTCGCTGCTCGGGGGCATCGACGAGGCCGAGATCGCCGACGTCCTCTCGGTCTCGCGCGACTCGCTCCTCCCTCCTGCGGACCGTGCGCCGATGTCGCGGCGGAGCTGGGTGCCGCCGAAGCGCCTCAGCATCCCGCCGGGCGCGCTGCAGACCCCCTCGGTGCCGCCGGTACGGCCTTCGATCGCGCCTCCGCCGGAGCGCGGTCGCAAGATTCTCCTCATTGCGTCGGTCCTGGCCGTATCCTGCGTCCTGGTGCTGGCCTTCGCCCCCTCGATCCCTCCTTCCCGCTCCATCCGGACGGGCGTCGTCCTCGACGCGCTCTTGCGCCCGGGGGTGGCGAAGCAGGTGAGCGGCTACGCCCTCGTCGCGCTCGCCGTGGCGAGCCTCGGGGTCTCCTTGCGCAAGCGCTGGAGGCGGTTCCGGTCCGCGGACGTGCCGTTCTGGCGCGTGGTCCACGCCGTGCTCGGCGCGGCCACCCTGGTTTTGTTTTTCCTCCACACGGGGCTCTCCGCGGGCACGCGGGTGAACCTCGTCCTGACGATCGATTTCCTCGCCGTCGTGCTCCTCGGCGCGCTCGCGGGTGGCGTCTTCGCGGTGAGCTCCCGGTGGAGCCCCGTGGCGGCGCGGGATCGCCGCTTACGCGCCTCCTTCGTCCACCTCCTCTTGACCTGGCCTTTGCCGATCCTCATCGCGCTTCATGTGCTTGCCGTGTACTACTACTGA
- a CDS encoding ABC transporter ATP-binding protein translates to MRDLWLILRAVRRSLRGGPLFGFVLAVGLSSLSGVMAGVLPGLVGVSIGAVLDRPASPSPGLAGLFARLVSGEGPWVVIAATLAAVTLTVGVTMAQSRAGSELSAELTAALRVELVRAALWASPRAVDAAGARALSPKGAPPAPPGVKAPQVRGFEAVKLVIARDAAAVSDFAVAVITGLPQAIVTLLVLAFELASGGAWPVLVGTALLFVLSRLLSDRASRRVGERMQVMQRADTAVFGALGEMLAGTEELRLLGARQTALVEVSAAAHRAADARRSFAAALAASGQIKSVLAAMSPLVILVALRLSGRAHEAGDVAKLLLVTPLLLARFEALDGLRSGLLERAPLLASLRDLLSLPPHPPEPEDPLPLAALASDEVVIEGVGYRPEGAQDDVLSDLSLRIPAGAVVAICGASGSGKSTLVRLLLRLDDPTRGRIEVGGVDLTRLSPKDLARLFAVLGQASVLFERSVAENLGLGLAEPPDEASMQRLLARVRLDALAAGKDGRGLDVVVRKVPPNFSGGEQRRLLLARMLLRDARLLVLDEPEAGLPQATAEELLGNVVELAAGRTTIVVTHAPHLVKSTFNVVLDKGRIAAMGTHEELVRTSEAYRALLSEGQRKQAAGPGPSARATVAP, encoded by the coding sequence GTGCGCGACCTCTGGCTGATCCTCCGCGCCGTCCGTCGCTCCTTGCGCGGCGGCCCGCTCTTCGGCTTCGTCCTCGCGGTGGGCCTCTCGTCGCTCTCGGGCGTCATGGCCGGCGTCTTGCCGGGCCTCGTGGGCGTCTCGATCGGCGCCGTCCTCGATCGCCCGGCGTCGCCGAGCCCGGGCCTCGCGGGCCTGTTCGCGCGGCTCGTGTCGGGCGAGGGCCCCTGGGTCGTCATCGCCGCGACGCTCGCGGCCGTGACGCTCACGGTGGGCGTGACGATGGCGCAGAGCCGCGCGGGCTCGGAGCTCTCGGCCGAGCTCACGGCGGCGCTACGCGTGGAGCTCGTGCGCGCCGCGCTCTGGGCCTCGCCGCGCGCCGTGGACGCGGCCGGCGCGCGCGCGCTTTCGCCGAAAGGCGCTCCTCCCGCGCCGCCCGGCGTGAAGGCGCCCCAGGTGCGCGGCTTCGAGGCGGTCAAGCTCGTCATCGCGCGGGACGCCGCGGCCGTATCGGACTTCGCGGTCGCGGTGATCACGGGCCTGCCGCAGGCGATCGTCACGTTGCTCGTCCTCGCCTTCGAGCTCGCCTCGGGCGGCGCGTGGCCCGTGCTCGTGGGCACGGCGCTGCTCTTCGTGCTCTCGCGCTTGCTCTCCGATCGCGCCTCGCGCCGCGTGGGCGAGCGGATGCAGGTGATGCAGCGCGCGGACACGGCGGTCTTCGGCGCGCTCGGCGAGATGCTCGCCGGCACCGAGGAGCTGCGCCTGCTCGGCGCGCGGCAGACGGCGCTCGTGGAGGTCTCCGCCGCGGCGCATCGCGCGGCCGACGCGCGCCGTAGTTTCGCGGCTGCGCTCGCGGCGTCGGGGCAGATCAAGAGCGTGCTCGCGGCGATGTCGCCGCTCGTCATCCTCGTCGCGCTTCGCTTGTCTGGCCGCGCGCACGAGGCGGGTGACGTGGCGAAGCTCCTGCTCGTCACGCCGCTCCTGCTCGCGCGCTTCGAGGCGCTCGACGGCCTCCGCTCGGGCTTGCTCGAGCGCGCGCCGCTGCTCGCCTCGCTCCGCGATCTGCTCTCCTTGCCCCCGCATCCGCCCGAGCCCGAGGACCCGCTGCCGCTCGCGGCGCTCGCGAGTGACGAGGTCGTGATCGAAGGCGTCGGCTACCGGCCCGAGGGGGCGCAGGACGACGTGCTCTCGGACCTCTCGCTCCGGATCCCCGCGGGCGCGGTGGTGGCGATCTGCGGCGCATCGGGCTCGGGCAAGTCCACGCTCGTCCGCCTGCTCTTGCGGCTCGACGATCCGACACGTGGCAGGATCGAGGTGGGCGGCGTCGACCTCACGCGCCTCTCGCCGAAGGACCTCGCGCGCCTCTTCGCGGTGCTCGGCCAGGCGTCCGTGCTCTTCGAGCGCTCGGTCGCGGAGAACCTCGGGCTCGGCCTCGCAGAGCCGCCGGACGAGGCTTCGATGCAGCGTTTGCTCGCGCGCGTGCGCCTCGACGCTCTCGCCGCGGGCAAGGACGGCCGAGGGCTCGATGTGGTGGTGCGCAAGGTGCCGCCGAACTTCTCGGGCGGCGAGCAACGCCGGCTCCTGCTGGCGCGCATGCTCCTCCGCGACGCGCGCCTGCTGGTGCTCGACGAACCCGAGGCGGGGCTACCTCAGGCCACGGCGGAGGAGCTGCTCGGCAACGTCGTCGAGCTCGCGGCGGGTCGGACGACGATCGTCGTCACGCACGCGCCGCACCTCGTGAAATCGACGTTCAACGTGGTGCTCGACAAGGGCCGTATCGCGGCGATGGGCACGCACGAGGAGCTCGTGCGGACGTCGGAGGCCTATCGGGCGTTGTTATCGGAAGGGCAACGCAAGCAAGCGGCGGGGCCGGGGCCCTCGGCTCGAGCGACGGTCGCACCATAG
- a CDS encoding sigma 54-interacting transcriptional regulator, whose protein sequence is MTADATRLRPLPATGRVTIGRGETNHIVLQDPSISRRHVVLDIGPPLRVEDVGSSNGLRVSRSEDADGTARIVEYRVPPGESMDLALGDGVQLGATLLVVQRANASEDNPASSRVVRSYSVPVIHDSGMRKLYELVDRVAQSNINVLLLGETGVGKEVMAEAIHRRSPRARGPLVCLNCAAIHESLLESELFGHEAGAFTGAAKTKPGLFEVAAGGTVFLDEVGELPVSVQVKLLRVLEERKVMRVGAVQKRPIDVRFVSATNRDLEEEAASGVFRQDLYFRLNGVTIEIPPLRERVSEIEPMVRSFVARAAVQMNMRSEPRLSKAALEALLGHGWPGNIRELRNVIERAVVLSAGETIQPEHLGLGGRGTARKSNPELATIPPPRPSQPASGVVSSSIAPLRVPVGEDERQRILLALEACGGNQSKAAEMLGISRRTLLMRLDLYGITRPRKGR, encoded by the coding sequence GTGACCGCGGATGCGACCCGCTTGCGGCCGTTACCAGCGACCGGGCGAGTCACGATCGGCCGAGGTGAAACAAACCATATCGTCCTTCAGGATCCTTCGATATCGAGACGCCACGTCGTCCTCGATATCGGCCCGCCCTTGCGCGTCGAGGATGTGGGCAGCTCGAACGGCCTCCGTGTATCTCGGTCCGAGGACGCGGACGGGACGGCGCGTATCGTGGAGTATCGAGTTCCCCCCGGCGAATCGATGGATCTCGCGCTCGGGGATGGCGTCCAGCTCGGCGCCACGCTCCTCGTGGTGCAGCGCGCCAACGCATCCGAGGACAACCCCGCCTCCTCTCGCGTCGTTCGGTCCTACTCCGTGCCCGTGATTCACGACAGCGGCATGCGGAAGCTGTACGAGCTCGTGGATCGGGTCGCGCAGAGCAACATCAACGTGCTTTTGCTGGGCGAGACGGGGGTGGGCAAGGAGGTGATGGCGGAGGCCATTCACCGGCGCTCGCCGCGGGCGCGAGGGCCGCTCGTTTGCCTCAACTGCGCGGCCATCCACGAGTCGCTTCTGGAGAGCGAGCTCTTCGGCCACGAGGCGGGCGCGTTCACGGGCGCGGCGAAAACGAAGCCTGGGCTCTTCGAGGTCGCGGCGGGCGGGACGGTGTTCCTGGACGAGGTCGGGGAGCTACCGGTCTCGGTGCAGGTGAAGCTCTTGCGGGTGCTGGAGGAGCGGAAGGTCATGCGGGTCGGAGCGGTCCAGAAGCGGCCGATCGACGTTCGATTCGTCTCGGCGACGAATCGCGACCTCGAAGAGGAAGCCGCGAGCGGCGTGTTCCGGCAGGACCTCTATTTTCGGTTGAACGGGGTGACGATCGAGATCCCGCCGCTTCGGGAGCGCGTATCGGAAATCGAACCCATGGTGCGGAGCTTCGTGGCGCGCGCGGCGGTGCAGATGAACATGCGATCGGAGCCGCGGCTATCGAAGGCGGCGCTGGAGGCGCTGCTCGGTCATGGATGGCCGGGGAACATCCGCGAGTTGCGCAACGTGATCGAGCGCGCGGTCGTGCTGAGCGCGGGAGAGACGATCCAACCGGAGCACCTCGGGCTGGGTGGTCGTGGGACGGCCCGAAAGTCGAACCCGGAGCTCGCGACGATCCCGCCGCCGCGGCCGTCGCAGCCTGCGTCCGGGGTGGTCTCCTCGTCGATCGCACCCCTGCGGGTGCCGGTCGGGGAGGACGAGCGGCAGAGGATCTTGCTCGCGCTGGAGGCGTGCGGGGGGAATCAGTCGAAGGCGGCGGAGATGCTGGGGATCTCGCGGAGGACGCTGCTCATGCGGCTGGATCTGTACGGGATCACGAGGCCGCGGAAGGGGCGGTGA
- a CDS encoding Hint domain-containing protein → MKRAGSIFGMGLVFFGIGVAAMGCSGAPDTADPIEMMGAEEGESRVEPADGPYMRALVEKAGKQGAVKIDLADDRQFGFLKERMARNDINAETAPRVFERLQLARDKAVAIKTGKVHPSVATASAGAADRCGIYIVNERLDATAFSSMARGSCIGGATYSYVDQYLYDASWNMLDFDYKEEWNKGIAADVRLSAVPPSTKGVFAEGVVYHETTTTVEAYYYATSVLVNHMILDAPSSAMAPELPGAQAVKGPEMASAVDHQYTLDAPRDFTGDKSIMMCLDRNTYSTDCDYKHTDTGACSSLALCEGNTAKFPVNTPTYDFSKLYMPMQGSSKLIHGPNVNADNPWEIQSAKAWVTMRTAGADTPAGGLCEGSLTDLTGAPKVVLKEGIVAFQKRYQIVINPFAPALGNVAWEDHCTDNGKQIDLDVEVTLYQPNNALGETLVYNWTTRPTTQNPSAPPMSIWWGCLPTGTEISLADGKRAPIERIGVGQQVVSDDHGRTLTVVDVVEGAERRPLVRVVDDRGHVLTMTTTHAVPLANAHIVQAQEMQVGDQVIGKDGLSTIVSVERIEYEGPVYNLVLGTADELGGVSKQGTTMFANGVLVGDSRLQGAITQLRSDEAALADRVASLPVEFKEDYRLSMIREQKRAAKR, encoded by the coding sequence ATGAAGCGCGCTGGTTCGATCTTCGGTATGGGCCTGGTTTTCTTCGGCATTGGCGTCGCGGCCATGGGGTGCTCCGGCGCGCCGGATACGGCCGATCCGATCGAGATGATGGGCGCGGAGGAGGGGGAGAGCCGCGTCGAGCCCGCGGACGGCCCGTACATGCGAGCCCTGGTCGAGAAGGCGGGCAAGCAAGGAGCGGTAAAGATCGACCTCGCCGACGATCGCCAGTTCGGCTTCCTGAAGGAGCGAATGGCCCGCAACGACATCAACGCCGAGACGGCGCCCCGCGTCTTCGAGCGTCTGCAGCTCGCGCGCGACAAGGCGGTCGCCATCAAGACGGGCAAGGTGCACCCGAGCGTTGCGACCGCGAGCGCGGGAGCGGCGGATCGGTGTGGAATTTACATCGTGAACGAGCGGCTCGACGCCACGGCGTTCAGCAGCATGGCCCGCGGGAGCTGTATCGGCGGAGCGACCTACAGCTATGTGGATCAGTACCTGTACGACGCGAGCTGGAACATGCTCGACTTCGATTACAAGGAGGAGTGGAACAAGGGCATCGCGGCCGATGTGAGGCTATCGGCGGTGCCGCCGTCCACGAAGGGTGTCTTCGCCGAGGGGGTCGTGTACCACGAGACCACGACGACGGTCGAGGCCTACTACTATGCGACGAGTGTTCTCGTCAATCATATGATCCTCGACGCGCCCTCGTCCGCGATGGCGCCGGAGCTCCCGGGGGCGCAGGCCGTGAAGGGGCCGGAGATGGCGTCGGCGGTGGACCACCAGTACACGCTCGACGCCCCCCGAGACTTCACGGGCGACAAGTCGATCATGATGTGCCTCGATCGTAATACATATAGCACCGATTGCGACTACAAGCACACCGACACCGGAGCCTGCTCCAGCCTGGCGCTTTGTGAAGGAAATACGGCGAAATTCCCCGTCAATACGCCGACGTACGACTTCTCGAAGTTGTACATGCCCATGCAAGGGTCGAGCAAGCTGATTCACGGCCCCAATGTGAACGCGGACAACCCGTGGGAAATCCAAAGCGCTAAAGCATGGGTGACGATGAGGACGGCAGGGGCCGACACGCCCGCGGGCGGCCTCTGCGAGGGCAGCCTGACCGATCTCACCGGAGCCCCGAAGGTCGTCCTAAAGGAGGGCATCGTGGCCTTTCAGAAGAGGTATCAAATCGTCATCAATCCTTTCGCTCCGGCGCTAGGGAACGTGGCCTGGGAGGATCACTGCACCGATAATGGCAAGCAGATCGATCTGGACGTCGAGGTGACCCTCTATCAACCCAACAACGCGTTGGGGGAGACGCTCGTCTATAACTGGACCACGCGCCCGACCACACAGAACCCGAGCGCGCCCCCGATGTCCATTTGGTGGGGCTGCCTCCCGACCGGCACCGAGATCTCCCTCGCGGATGGTAAGCGCGCGCCGATCGAGCGGATCGGCGTCGGCCAGCAGGTCGTCTCCGACGACCACGGGCGCACGCTCACGGTCGTCGACGTGGTCGAGGGCGCGGAGCGCAGGCCGCTGGTGCGCGTCGTCGACGATCGAGGCCACGTGCTCACGATGACCACGACACACGCGGTCCCCCTCGCGAATGCCCATATCGTGCAGGCGCAGGAGATGCAGGTCGGCGACCAGGTGATCGGTAAAGACGGCCTCTCCACGATCGTCTCCGTGGAGCGAATCGAATACGAGGGCCCGGTCTACAACCTCGTGCTCGGCACGGCCGACGAGCTTGGCGGTGTCTCGAAGCAGGGGACGACGATGTTCGCCAATGGGGTGCTCGTGGGTGACAGCCGCCTTCAGGGCGCGATCACGCAGCTTCGCTCGGACGAGGCGGCGCTCGCGGACCGGGTGGCCTCCCTGCCCGTGGAGTTCAAAGAGGATTACCGCCTCTCGATGATCCGTGAGCAGAAGCGCGCCGCGAAGCGCTAA
- a CDS encoding ATPase domain-containing protein — MAFKRVTTGVPGLDTITLGGLFEGSSVLIFGPSGCGKTILGTQIAFHHVRQGGRVVFATILTETHGRMLGYLRPFVFFDDAFIPDSLTIVSAYQHLMNEGTEGFLHLVHKEIRDRRATMLVIDGFSVIATVCGSPLEFQKYIQQLTTLLSASGCTVLLLANSDPERAFPEHGMVDTVIELCYRFVGLRTVRQLAITKLRGSGYLEGRHLFRITDAGLVAFPRLESLVARTAPVAAELRTRDSTGIERLDAMLEGGLLSGSTTSILGAPGAGKTLLGLSFLAAGARAGQQGLYFGFYETPPRLIGKADAIGLKFGELVEQQTIDVSWRPPFERFLDELGEELLDNVRRRKVRRLFIDGIDGLRRAATFPERLVDFFTAMTEELRGLGVTTVFSEEMSLFHEDIELPIEGVSAMIENIIVLRYTEHRARLHRLISILKVRETGYDHSLREFTISSTGIEVAATVDSAEAVLAGGARSPRPSSIFSSRRSRRRP, encoded by the coding sequence ATGGCGTTCAAGCGAGTGACGACCGGTGTGCCAGGGCTCGACACCATCACGCTCGGCGGGCTCTTCGAGGGCTCATCCGTCCTGATCTTCGGCCCCTCGGGCTGCGGCAAGACGATCCTCGGCACGCAGATCGCGTTTCACCACGTCCGGCAGGGTGGCAGGGTCGTCTTTGCCACCATCCTGACCGAGACACATGGACGGATGCTCGGTTATCTCCGCCCGTTCGTGTTCTTCGACGACGCCTTCATCCCGGACTCCTTGACCATCGTCAGCGCTTATCAGCATTTGATGAACGAGGGCACGGAGGGTTTTCTCCACCTCGTACACAAGGAGATCCGGGACCGCCGGGCCACGATGCTGGTGATCGACGGGTTCTCCGTCATCGCCACCGTCTGCGGCTCTCCCCTGGAGTTCCAGAAATACATCCAGCAGCTCACGACGCTCCTCAGCGCGTCCGGCTGCACGGTCCTCCTCCTCGCCAACAGCGACCCGGAGAGGGCCTTCCCCGAGCATGGGATGGTCGATACGGTCATCGAGCTCTGTTATCGCTTCGTCGGGCTTCGGACCGTCCGTCAGCTCGCGATCACGAAGCTACGCGGCTCCGGTTATCTCGAAGGGCGACACCTCTTCCGGATCACGGACGCGGGGCTCGTCGCATTTCCTCGCCTGGAGTCGCTCGTCGCGCGGACCGCGCCCGTCGCGGCCGAGCTTCGTACGCGCGACTCGACGGGCATCGAGCGGCTCGACGCGATGCTCGAGGGAGGCCTGCTCTCCGGCTCGACGACGTCGATCCTCGGCGCGCCGGGCGCCGGCAAGACGCTGCTCGGGCTGAGCTTCCTCGCCGCCGGGGCGAGGGCCGGGCAGCAGGGGCTCTATTTCGGTTTTTACGAGACGCCGCCGCGGCTCATCGGCAAGGCCGACGCGATCGGCTTGAAGTTCGGCGAGCTCGTCGAGCAGCAAACGATCGACGTGAGCTGGCGGCCGCCGTTCGAGCGGTTCCTCGACGAGCTCGGCGAGGAGCTGCTCGACAACGTGCGGCGGCGCAAGGTGCGGCGGCTCTTCATCGACGGGATCGACGGCCTGAGGCGCGCGGCGACGTTCCCCGAGAGGCTCGTGGACTTCTTCACCGCGATGACCGAAGAGCTGCGCGGATTGGGCGTCACCACCGTGTTCAGCGAGGAGATGTCGCTCTTCCACGAGGACATCGAGCTGCCGATCGAGGGTGTCTCCGCGATGATCGAGAACATCATCGTCCTGCGATACACCGAGCACCGAGCCCGCCTCCACAGGCTCATCTCCATCCTGAAGGTGCGCGAGACCGGCTACGACCACAGCCTGCGCGAGTTCACCATCTCGAGCACGGGAATCGAGGTCGCCGCGACCGTCGATAGCGCCGAGGCCGTCCTCGCGGGCGGCGCGCGATCGCCTCGGCCCTCTTCGATATTTTCCTCCCGACGGAGCCGGCGGAGGCCATGA
- a CDS encoding response regulator transcription factor: protein MKTILVIDDEYSIVEILVLVLSDAGYRCVHAADGREGLHLLGLEKVDLVITDLMMPIADGRDVLLAIRAEPSTQDLPVILMSAARGAVKGENLGEDVFVQKPFSLDELLGHVKRLIGG, encoded by the coding sequence ATGAAGACGATCCTCGTCATCGACGACGAGTACAGCATCGTCGAGATCCTCGTGCTCGTCCTCTCGGACGCAGGGTATCGCTGCGTGCACGCCGCCGACGGCCGCGAGGGGCTCCACCTGCTCGGCCTCGAAAAGGTCGACCTCGTCATCACCGATCTCATGATGCCCATCGCCGACGGCCGCGACGTCTTGCTCGCCATCCGCGCCGAGCCGTCGACGCAGGACCTGCCCGTGATCCTCATGAGCGCCGCTCGCGGGGCCGTGAAAGGGGAGAACCTCGGCGAGGACGTGTTCGTGCAAAAGCCATTCTCGCTGGACGAGCTGCTCGGCCACGTGAAGCGCTTGATCGGCGGCTAG